One segment of Neosynechococcus sphagnicola sy1 DNA contains the following:
- a CDS encoding DegT/DnrJ/EryC1/StrS family aminotransferase, with product MSNIPPLDLTRQYQVIGEEVGAAVAAVLASGRYIGGSLVESFERQFANYIRVAECVACNSGTDALYLALRALGIGPGDEVITTPFTFFATTEVISAVGATPVFVDIDSQTFNLSLAAIEAQITPKTRAILPVHLFGQPVDMTQVMAIAQAHQLRVIEDCAQATGADWNHAKVGSWGDIGCFSFFPTKNLGACGDGGAVTTQDPEIASTIRQLREHGQSKTRYYYEAVGINSRLDAVQAAILQVKLRYLEGWNAQRRAIATCYQTLLHPLPDVILPQEPASGIGVWNQYTVRLQSQVSDAVLGDGGGYRDQVRRRLQAQGISSMIYYPLPLHLQPVYQSLGYQAGDFPVAEKLSQEVLSLPMFPELTREEQQRIVYGLKDALSSLTP from the coding sequence GTGAGTAACATTCCCCCTTTGGATCTGACCCGACAGTACCAAGTTATTGGTGAAGAAGTGGGGGCAGCCGTTGCGGCAGTCTTAGCCTCAGGGCGTTATATTGGTGGCTCCTTGGTGGAGTCTTTTGAGCGCCAGTTCGCCAACTATATTCGGGTGGCAGAGTGTGTCGCCTGTAACTCTGGGACAGATGCCTTATACTTGGCGCTGCGAGCCTTGGGGATTGGCCCTGGAGACGAGGTGATTACCACCCCATTTACATTTTTTGCTACAACGGAAGTCATCAGTGCGGTGGGCGCAACCCCTGTGTTTGTGGACATCGACTCCCAAACCTTTAATCTCTCCCTGGCTGCCATTGAGGCTCAGATTACCCCCAAAACCCGCGCCATCCTGCCGGTGCATCTGTTTGGCCAGCCTGTGGATATGACCCAAGTGATGGCGATCGCCCAAGCCCACCAATTGCGGGTCATTGAAGACTGTGCCCAGGCCACGGGGGCAGATTGGAACCATGCCAAGGTAGGGAGTTGGGGGGATATCGGTTGTTTTAGTTTCTTCCCGACCAAAAACTTGGGAGCCTGTGGGGATGGAGGAGCGGTGACGACGCAAGATCCGGAAATTGCCAGCACGATCCGGCAACTGCGGGAACATGGTCAGAGCAAAACCCGCTACTACTACGAGGCCGTCGGCATCAACAGTCGCTTAGATGCGGTACAAGCTGCGATTCTGCAAGTGAAGCTCCGGTATTTGGAGGGCTGGAATGCCCAGCGACGGGCGATCGCTACCTGTTACCAGACACTCCTCCATCCCCTACCAGATGTCATCCTTCCCCAAGAACCAGCCAGCGGGATCGGTGTTTGGAATCAATACACCGTGAGGTTGCAGTCCCAAGTCTCAGATGCCGTCCTAGGCGATGGGGGTGGCTATCGAGATCAGGTGCGCCGACGATTGCAAGCCCAGGGGATTAGTTCCATGATCTACTACCCACTGCCGTTGCACTTGCAGCCAGTGTATCAGTCTCTGGGCTATCAGGCAGGGGATTTCCCCGTGGCTGAAAAGCTGTCCCAGGAGGTGTTATCCCTACCGATGTTTCCAGAACTCACCAGGGAGGAGCAGCAGCGGATTGTCTATGGACTGAAGGATGCTTTGAGCAGTCTCACCCCCTAA
- a CDS encoding ATP-binding cassette domain-containing protein: MILGSLRSQLLYPNTQFSVTDQELRWVLEEVNLANLPERVGGFEVELDWANVLSLGEQQRLAFARLLLTRPRYAVLDEATSALDIKNEENLYHQLQAAAITFISVGHRPSLLQYHQQVLVLESEAHWRLLTVQDYLAQAASTV, encoded by the coding sequence ATGATCCTGGGCTCCCTGCGATCGCAATTGCTCTACCCCAACACGCAGTTTTCGGTCACCGATCAGGAACTGCGATGGGTGCTGGAAGAAGTTAACCTGGCCAATCTGCCCGAGCGAGTGGGAGGCTTTGAGGTAGAACTAGATTGGGCGAATGTCCTATCGTTGGGAGAACAGCAACGCCTAGCCTTTGCCCGACTCTTACTAACGCGCCCCCGCTATGCTGTCTTGGATGAAGCCACTAGTGCCCTGGATATTAAAAACGAAGAGAATCTCTATCACCAACTGCAAGCAGCGGCGATTACCTTCATCAGCGTCGGCCATCGCCCCAGCCTCTTGCAGTACCATCAACAGGTCTTAGTTCTGGAGAGTGAGGCTCACTGGCGATTGTTGACCGTCCAGGACTACCTTGCCCAAGCAGCGTCAACGGTTTAG
- a CDS encoding ABC transporter ATP-binding protein/permease produces the protein MSQENRQLWNRFVRIAQPYFYPRVQGGGWITLLLMVMLLVFLFAFLFVLVTGITLIGHHLNPALTDKVAPGLTPLLHNMVRSQALLVVIGSLLIPFGCFLAFGRNLRPRWQQWGLLAGVLLLSILVTAINVGFSYVGNFFTNALVKKNQELAYLFVGVYFTGFLIGIPIVAFYGYVQDFLGLRWRAWLTNDFLGRYFQDRTYYEIETGREIDNPDQRISEDIRNFTRTTLAFLLIILGSLMDLVSFSGILWSKSTLLVWVVLAYSVIGTLVTVLIGRRLVRLNFNQLRFEADFRYSLVHVRDNAESIAFYRGENQEVQQVGNRFSNVLRNFNFLIGWQRNLAFFTTTYRYLPVVLPYLVLFPQYFAGQIEFGDMTQANFAFAQVNGALSLIVSQIEGITSFAAGIDRLSAFTETMASGSTATSTIATQEATEIALRDVTVQTPKSEQTLVENLSLHLQPRECLVIVGPSGIGKSSLLRAIAGIWHQGKGEISRTPP, from the coding sequence ATGAGCCAAGAAAACCGCCAATTGTGGAACCGTTTTGTCAGGATTGCCCAGCCCTACTTCTACCCCAGGGTACAGGGGGGTGGCTGGATCACCCTGTTGTTGATGGTGATGCTGTTGGTATTTCTGTTTGCCTTTCTATTCGTTCTTGTGACGGGGATTACCCTGATCGGGCATCACCTCAACCCAGCCTTAACGGACAAGGTTGCACCGGGACTTACCCCCCTCCTTCATAACATGGTGCGATCGCAGGCATTATTGGTGGTGATTGGTTCCCTGCTGATCCCCTTTGGCTGCTTTCTAGCCTTTGGGCGGAACTTGCGTCCCCGCTGGCAGCAATGGGGCTTACTCGCGGGGGTGTTGCTGCTCTCGATTCTGGTGACCGCGATTAATGTCGGTTTTAGCTATGTGGGCAATTTCTTTACCAATGCCCTGGTCAAAAAGAACCAGGAACTGGCCTACCTGTTTGTCGGCGTTTACTTCACCGGTTTCTTAATCGGGATTCCCATCGTTGCCTTCTATGGGTATGTCCAGGATTTTCTGGGGTTGCGGTGGCGAGCGTGGCTGACCAATGATTTTCTGGGCCGCTACTTCCAGGATCGTACCTACTACGAGATCGAGACGGGACGGGAAATCGACAACCCAGACCAACGGATTAGCGAAGATATTCGCAACTTTACCCGCACCACCCTGGCCTTTTTGCTGATTATTCTGGGGTCGTTGATGGACTTGGTGTCCTTCTCTGGCATTCTCTGGTCGAAATCAACCCTGCTGGTGTGGGTGGTTTTGGCCTATTCCGTGATTGGCACCTTGGTAACGGTACTGATTGGGCGACGGCTGGTGCGGCTGAACTTTAATCAACTCCGCTTTGAGGCTGATTTCCGGTATTCCCTCGTTCATGTGCGGGACAATGCCGAGTCCATTGCCTTCTATCGCGGCGAGAATCAAGAAGTTCAACAAGTGGGTAACCGCTTTAGTAATGTGCTCCGGAACTTCAATTTCTTGATTGGCTGGCAGCGGAACCTGGCTTTCTTTACGACAACCTATCGTTACCTGCCCGTCGTGCTTCCCTACCTGGTGTTGTTTCCCCAATATTTTGCCGGACAAATTGAGTTTGGCGATATGACCCAGGCGAATTTTGCCTTTGCCCAGGTGAACGGAGCCCTGTCCCTGATTGTGTCTCAAATTGAAGGCATTACCAGTTTTGCCGCAGGCATCGATCGGTTGTCTGCCTTTACAGAAACCATGGCCTCTGGCTCAACGGCGACTTCAACCATTGCCACCCAGGAAGCTACTGAAATTGCCCTGAGGGATGTGACGGTACAAACCCCCAAATCCGAGCAAACCCTGGTTGAGAACCTGTCGCTGCATCTGCAACCTCGAGAATGCTTGGTGATTGTCGGCCCCAGTGGGATTGGCAAAAGTTCTCTGCTGCGGGCGATCGCGGGCATCTGGCATCAGGGGAAAGGAGAGATTAGTCGTACCCCCCCTTGA
- a CDS encoding GTP-binding protein: MLSAASLQEVYLNRARASLRQTLNRYGRLLHQSRHPPLDAALQARLKAESSRLGTVLDQLDQGLVRIAAFGLVSRGKSAVLNALMGEKVLQTGPLHGITQWPRSVRWSTAALGSKVRVEFIDTPGLDEVDGQTRAQMAREIAAEADLILFVVAGDITRTEYQALCELQTALKPLILVFNKIDLYPDADRKSIYQTLQQLFATSDPSHPLQRLISADEVVRVAADPAPRQVRIQWPDGRITHEWETPLPQVEELKQAILQLLNREGRVILALNALLQARAAEAAIARTTLTACQTEAEALIWQFTKVKAIAVGLNPIPVLDILGGLIADLSLIRALARLYGLPMTRYDAGKLWKTIVMSACGLFLGEWGSGLWLGLGKSGAIASALSQADVGGAVWAQLTTGLPQALIAGYGTYAVGRSAQVYLEQGCTWGAEGSSTLIQEILSQVDRTTILHRLRQELAQMLE, from the coding sequence GTGCTCTCTGCCGCATCACTGCAAGAAGTCTACCTGAACCGTGCCCGTGCCAGTTTGCGACAAACCCTGAATCGCTATGGGCGATTGCTGCACCAATCCCGCCATCCGCCCCTGGATGCGGCGTTACAGGCGCGTTTAAAAGCGGAATCGAGTCGTTTGGGGACAGTCCTCGACCAGCTTGACCAAGGGCTGGTGCGGATTGCTGCCTTTGGTTTGGTCAGCCGGGGGAAATCCGCTGTTCTCAATGCTTTGATGGGTGAGAAGGTCTTACAAACGGGGCCGCTGCATGGGATTACCCAATGGCCGCGCTCGGTGCGCTGGAGCACCGCTGCCCTGGGGAGTAAGGTACGGGTGGAATTTATCGACACCCCTGGTCTCGATGAGGTGGACGGGCAAACCCGTGCCCAGATGGCGCGAGAGATTGCGGCTGAGGCTGATTTAATCTTATTTGTGGTGGCGGGGGACATCACCCGCACGGAATATCAGGCACTCTGTGAATTACAGACGGCTCTGAAGCCTTTGATTTTAGTCTTTAATAAAATTGACCTTTACCCAGATGCCGATCGGAAAAGCATCTACCAAACCCTGCAACAACTGTTTGCCACTAGTGATCCCAGCCATCCCCTGCAACGGTTGATCTCAGCGGATGAAGTGGTGCGGGTGGCGGCGGACCCGGCTCCGCGCCAGGTACGGATTCAATGGCCAGATGGCCGGATTACCCACGAGTGGGAAACGCCCCTACCCCAGGTGGAGGAACTGAAGCAGGCTATTCTTCAGCTCTTGAACCGTGAAGGTCGGGTGATTTTAGCCCTCAATGCCCTCCTCCAAGCTCGGGCGGCGGAAGCTGCGATCGCCCGCACCACCCTCACGGCCTGTCAAACGGAAGCTGAGGCACTGATCTGGCAGTTTACCAAAGTCAAGGCGATCGCCGTGGGTTTGAATCCCATCCCGGTGCTGGACATCCTGGGTGGATTGATAGCAGATCTGAGCCTGATTCGTGCCCTGGCTCGACTCTATGGGTTGCCGATGACTCGTTATGATGCGGGGAAACTCTGGAAAACCATTGTCATGAGTGCCTGTGGTTTGTTCTTAGGCGAATGGGGCAGTGGTTTATGGTTGGGGCTGGGTAAAAGTGGGGCGATCGCCAGTGCCCTGAGTCAGGCGGATGTCGGAGGGGCGGTTTGGGCACAACTGACCACTGGATTGCCCCAGGCATTGATTGCGGGCTATGGTACCTATGCGGTGGGGCGCAGTGCTCAAGTCTATCTGGAACAAGGGTGTACCTGGGGGGCCGAGGGTTCTAGCACCCTGATTCAAGAAATTCTCAGTCAAGTAGATCGAACGACAATTCTCCACCGACTGCGACAGGAATTGGCACAGATGCTGGAATGA
- the sigC gene encoding RNA polymerase sigma factor SigC: MDLDGDPAPLAKGTNRRTTDLVRLYLQEIGRVRLLGRDEEVSEAQRVQRYMHLLELRNAAAHPDQAPIAAYVRLVSFHDTLTAQLGHRPSLERWAESSGIDVAQLKPMLAEGKRHWADLTGLSLEALEQIITEGSRAKEHMIKANLRLVVSVAKKYQNRGLELLDLIQEGTLGLERAVEKFDPTKGYRFSTYAYWWIRQGITRAIATQSRTIRLPVHITEKLNKIKKAQRKISQEKGRTATIEDIAIELEMTPLQVREVLLRVPRAVSLETKVGKEKDTELGDLLETDEISPEDILTREALRRDLEQLLADLTSRERDVIQMRFGLGDGHSYSLAEIGRALDLSRERVRQIEAKALQKLRQPKRRNRVRDYLESLT, translated from the coding sequence ATCGATTTGGATGGCGATCCAGCTCCCTTGGCCAAGGGCACCAATCGTCGCACCACCGATCTCGTGCGTCTTTACCTCCAGGAAATTGGCCGGGTTCGCCTCTTGGGTCGAGACGAAGAAGTCTCTGAGGCGCAGCGGGTGCAGCGTTATATGCACTTACTGGAACTCCGCAATGCTGCCGCCCATCCCGATCAGGCTCCGATTGCCGCCTATGTCCGGTTAGTAAGCTTTCACGATACCCTGACCGCTCAATTGGGTCATCGTCCCTCCTTGGAGCGCTGGGCAGAGTCCTCCGGTATCGACGTAGCCCAGCTCAAACCAATGCTAGCGGAGGGCAAACGCCACTGGGCAGACCTAACCGGTCTGAGCCTGGAAGCCCTAGAACAGATTATTACCGAGGGTTCCAGAGCCAAGGAACACATGATCAAAGCCAACTTGCGGTTGGTGGTCTCCGTGGCCAAAAAGTATCAAAATCGCGGGCTGGAACTCCTCGATCTGATTCAGGAAGGAACGTTGGGTCTGGAGCGAGCCGTCGAGAAGTTTGATCCCACCAAGGGCTATCGTTTCAGTACCTATGCTTATTGGTGGATTCGTCAGGGCATTACCCGGGCGATCGCCACCCAGAGCCGTACCATTCGCCTGCCTGTCCACATCACTGAAAAACTCAACAAAATTAAAAAGGCGCAGCGAAAGATTTCCCAGGAAAAGGGTCGCACCGCCACCATCGAAGATATTGCCATAGAACTGGAGATGACCCCCCTGCAAGTGCGGGAAGTGTTACTGCGAGTTCCCCGTGCCGTTTCTCTAGAAACCAAAGTTGGCAAAGAAAAAGATACGGAACTGGGAGATTTGCTGGAAACCGATGAGATTTCCCCGGAGGATATTTTGACCCGCGAGGCGCTGCGCCGCGATCTGGAGCAATTGCTGGCTGACCTCACCAGTCGGGAGCGAGATGTGATTCAGATGCGATTTGGCTTGGGGGATGGGCATTCCTACTCCCTCGCAGAAATTGGCCGTGCCCTCGATCTGTCGCGGGAACGGGTTCGACAAATTGAAGCAAAAGCGCTACAAAAGTTGCGTCAACCCAAACGACGCAATCGTGTCCGGGACTACCTGGAATCTTTGACCTAA
- a CDS encoding leucyl aminopeptidase, translated as MQLQTTETSYLGWAGDGLAVGIFEDQVVLTGDLVNLDTRLAGNLQDLITETDFKAKEGNTTAVRVGSHGPVRKLLLVGLGKSESWTLDRLRRAAAAIARLGQKEKCKTLGISLPIWNQDPGATTQAIAEGVALALHQEQRFKSEPDPQANGITQIDLLGLGDQGVALQRAQQIVSGVILARQLVAAPPNLVTPLTMAATAQAIATEHDLTLEILDAAACEQRGMGAFLGVAKASDFPPQFIHLIYQPRGIPRRKLAIVGKGLTFDSGGLNIKVAGGGMEMMKIDMAGAAATLGAAKVIGQLRPDVEVHFISAVTENMISGRAMRPGDILTASNGKTIEVNNTDAEGRLTLADALVFSEGLGVDAIVDLATLTGACVIALGDEIAGLWSPDDTLATQLLTAAELAGEKLWRLPLEEKYFEGLKSGIADMKNTGPRPGGSITAALFLKQFIKETAWAHLDVAGPVWTEKEQGCNNPGATGYGVRTLVNWVLSS; from the coding sequence ATGCAGTTGCAAACAACGGAGACATCCTATCTAGGGTGGGCTGGGGATGGTCTGGCTGTCGGGATATTTGAAGATCAAGTGGTGTTAACGGGTGATCTGGTCAATCTGGATACGAGGCTGGCAGGTAACTTACAGGATTTAATCACCGAGACAGACTTTAAGGCCAAAGAAGGGAACACCACTGCCGTGCGCGTCGGCAGCCATGGCCCGGTACGGAAGCTATTACTGGTGGGGCTGGGTAAGTCAGAGTCCTGGACGTTAGACAGACTTAGACGGGCAGCAGCGGCGATCGCCCGTCTGGGCCAAAAAGAGAAGTGCAAGACCCTGGGGATCAGTTTACCAATCTGGAACCAAGATCCAGGGGCAACCACCCAAGCGATCGCCGAGGGCGTTGCCCTCGCCCTCCATCAAGAGCAACGCTTCAAGTCAGAGCCAGACCCTCAGGCTAATGGGATTACCCAGATCGATTTACTGGGTCTGGGAGATCAGGGAGTCGCCCTGCAACGAGCCCAGCAGATCGTCTCTGGGGTGATCCTGGCTCGACAGTTGGTAGCCGCGCCCCCGAATCTCGTAACGCCGTTAACCATGGCCGCAACGGCTCAGGCGATCGCCACCGAGCATGATCTCACCCTGGAAATTTTAGATGCTGCCGCCTGCGAACAGCGGGGAATGGGAGCCTTCCTAGGGGTTGCCAAGGCATCCGACTTTCCCCCCCAATTTATCCACCTCATCTATCAGCCCAGGGGTATTCCCCGTCGTAAACTTGCGATTGTGGGTAAGGGGCTGACCTTTGACTCCGGGGGACTGAACATTAAGGTGGCGGGCGGAGGCATGGAAATGATGAAAATCGACATGGCAGGGGCTGCCGCCACCCTAGGAGCTGCCAAGGTGATTGGACAGCTGCGCCCCGATGTGGAAGTTCACTTTATTTCGGCGGTCACCGAAAACATGATTAGTGGTCGGGCGATGCGTCCAGGGGATATTCTCACTGCATCCAACGGCAAAACCATTGAAGTCAATAACACCGATGCGGAAGGGCGCTTAACCCTGGCGGATGCCCTAGTGTTTTCGGAGGGACTGGGGGTGGATGCCATTGTGGATCTCGCCACCCTCACAGGTGCCTGTGTCATTGCCCTCGGGGATGAAATTGCTGGACTGTGGAGCCCGGATGACACCCTGGCAACCCAGTTGTTGACGGCGGCTGAACTGGCGGGGGAAAAGCTCTGGCGCTTGCCCTTGGAAGAGAAATACTTTGAGGGGCTAAAATCTGGCATCGCCGACATGAAAAATACTGGTCCCCGCCCCGGTGGCTCAATTACGGCAGCACTATTCTTAAAGCAGTTCATCAAAGAGACTGCTTGGGCACACCTGGATGTGGCGGGGCCTGTGTGGACCGAGAAAGAGCAGGGCTGCAATAATCCTGGAGCCACGGGGTATGGAGTCCGGACGTTGGTCAACTGGGTGCTGAGTAGTTAA
- a CDS encoding 4-hydroxyphenylpyruvate dioxygenase family protein, producing the protein MEIDHIHFFVEDARATRDWFVQTLQFQSTDSWQHLQSRSELIRQGNIALLLSSPLHPGSPVAQHLRSHPPGVADLAFRVPNLEAAIDPLMQVKAPLLQSIQEQRYPQGRLRWLQVAAWGSLRHTLVERLGVTPLHPLGIGDHSYSPSQPTPNPDPLLTGIDHAVLNVAPGDLQRAVAWYRDGFGFQPQQEFTIRTEQSGLYSQVMIHPASGVQLPINEPTTANSQIQEFLDLNQGAGIQHLALGTPNLLQAIAEFRAAGLRCLEVAPSYYTRLQQQQELPLLATELQTLQAQQILVDWQASEYPALLLQVFTHPIFPQPTFFLGTD; encoded by the coding sequence ATGGAGATTGATCATATTCACTTCTTTGTTGAAGATGCCAGAGCAACACGGGATTGGTTTGTTCAGACCCTCCAATTTCAATCCACGGACAGTTGGCAGCATCTCCAGAGCCGTTCTGAGCTGATCCGACAGGGCAATATTGCCCTGCTGCTCTCGTCTCCGCTTCACCCCGGTAGCCCTGTGGCACAACACCTGCGATCGCACCCTCCTGGAGTTGCGGATCTGGCATTCCGAGTCCCGAACTTAGAGGCCGCGATCGACCCCCTGATGCAGGTGAAAGCCCCCCTACTCCAATCCATCCAGGAGCAGCGTTATCCGCAAGGACGGCTGCGGTGGCTTCAGGTAGCAGCTTGGGGCAGTTTACGTCATACCTTGGTAGAACGCTTGGGGGTCACCCCCTTACACCCCTTGGGCATAGGAGATCACAGCTACAGCCCCTCCCAACCCACCCCAAATCCCGATCCGCTGTTGACGGGAATTGATCACGCAGTGTTGAATGTTGCCCCTGGGGATTTGCAACGGGCAGTGGCCTGGTACCGCGATGGGTTTGGATTTCAGCCTCAACAGGAGTTCACCATTCGTACCGAGCAGTCAGGGCTATACAGTCAGGTGATGATCCATCCAGCCTCTGGGGTGCAGTTGCCGATCAATGAACCAACAACGGCCAATTCCCAGATTCAAGAATTTCTGGATCTCAATCAGGGTGCTGGGATTCAGCATCTGGCTCTGGGGACTCCGAATCTGCTGCAGGCGATCGCCGAATTTCGGGCAGCGGGACTGCGTTGTTTAGAGGTTGCCCCTAGTTATTACACCCGGTTGCAGCAACAGCAGGAATTGCCTTTATTGGCGACCGAACTCCAGACCCTGCAGGCACAGCAAATCCTCGTGGACTGGCAGGCCAGCGAATACCCGGCGCTTCTGCTCCAGGTATTTACCCACCCGATTTTCCCCCAGCCTACGTTTTTTCTTGGAACTGATTGA
- the pstB gene encoding phosphate ABC transporter ATP-binding protein PstB, with translation MPAISVKNLTFYYGTFKAIENISIDIYEGQVTAMIGPSGCGKSTFIKALNRISELEGKVNVEGKVEFFGQNLYDPKVNINNLRRQIGMVFQKPNPFPMSIYDNVAYGIRIFQKNLKIELDEIVESALKGAALWDEVKDKLNTSALGLSGGQQQRLCIARALAVKPKVLLMDEPCSALDPIATMKIEELIETLRHDLTIAIVTHNMQQASRVSTYTAFFSTDESRIGRLIEFGPTSQIFMAATHPRTQDYIQGRFG, from the coding sequence GTGCCAGCCATTAGTGTCAAAAACCTAACCTTCTACTATGGCACTTTTAAGGCAATTGAAAACATTAGTATTGACATCTATGAAGGGCAGGTGACTGCCATGATTGGCCCTTCCGGTTGTGGCAAATCGACCTTTATCAAAGCCCTGAATCGGATTAGTGAATTGGAAGGTAAGGTCAATGTCGAGGGCAAGGTAGAGTTCTTTGGTCAGAATCTCTATGACCCCAAGGTCAATATCAATAACCTGCGGCGACAGATTGGCATGGTTTTCCAAAAGCCCAATCCCTTCCCGATGAGTATTTACGACAATGTTGCCTATGGCATCCGGATTTTTCAGAAAAATTTAAAAATTGAACTCGATGAGATTGTCGAGTCGGCATTGAAAGGGGCGGCTCTCTGGGATGAAGTCAAAGATAAACTCAACACCTCTGCCCTTGGGCTATCGGGAGGGCAACAGCAGCGTCTGTGTATTGCCCGTGCCCTTGCCGTTAAACCAAAGGTGTTGTTGATGGATGAACCCTGCTCGGCGCTGGATCCCATTGCAACGATGAAGATTGAAGAATTGATTGAAACCCTACGTCATGATTTGACGATTGCGATTGTGACCCACAATATGCAGCAAGCCTCCAGGGTTTCCACCTACACCGCCTTCTTCAGCACTGACGAAAGTCGCATTGGTCGCCTGATTGAATTTGGCCCCACCTCTCAGATCTTCATGGCCGCAACCCATCCCCGAACCCAGGATTACATTCAGGGACGGTTTGGTTGA
- the pstA gene encoding phosphate ABC transporter permease PstA: MAPTPSPFPGTQFVTGKTIALELTSALPPRRMLFSVIMTWVAFALSFIALLPLFSILVTILMEGLPTLTWSVFTHIPAPVGMEGVPDGFANAILGTITMVAIASAISIPIGLFTAIFLCEFSQGSAIANVTRFIVQVLSGVPSIVVGVFAYALIVLNTGGFSAIAGSFALAFVMLPIIVLTTEEALKLVPVNQRLASSGLGATRFQTTFRVVVMGALPAITTGVLLAVARASGETAPLVFTALFSQNWAQGLKEPTASLSVLIYNYASSPFVQQNKMAWTASVVLVVLVLIASVLSRLATRRRLNLR; the protein is encoded by the coding sequence ATGGCACCTACCCCCTCTCCATTCCCTGGTACCCAGTTTGTTACAGGCAAGACCATCGCCTTGGAGCTTACTAGTGCCTTGCCGCCGAGGCGGATGCTGTTCAGTGTCATCATGACTTGGGTGGCTTTTGCCTTATCCTTTATTGCCCTGTTGCCGCTGTTTTCAATTCTGGTAACGATCCTGATGGAGGGTCTGCCAACCTTGACTTGGAGTGTGTTTACCCATATTCCTGCGCCCGTAGGCATGGAAGGAGTTCCCGATGGCTTTGCCAATGCAATTCTGGGGACGATCACCATGGTGGCGATCGCCTCAGCCATTAGCATTCCCATTGGTTTGTTCACAGCCATCTTTCTGTGTGAGTTTAGCCAAGGCAGTGCGATCGCCAATGTCACGCGCTTTATTGTGCAGGTGCTCAGCGGCGTGCCCTCTATTGTTGTGGGTGTTTTTGCCTATGCCCTGATTGTGCTAAATACCGGTGGCTTCTCTGCGATTGCCGGGAGTTTTGCTTTGGCCTTCGTCATGTTGCCGATCATTGTGCTGACTACGGAAGAAGCTTTAAAGCTAGTGCCAGTCAACCAGCGGTTAGCGTCTTCGGGGCTAGGGGCGACTCGGTTTCAGACAACCTTTCGTGTGGTGGTCATGGGGGCTTTGCCCGCCATCACTACGGGAGTTTTGCTTGCTGTTGCTCGGGCCTCTGGCGAAACCGCCCCCCTGGTTTTTACGGCACTGTTTAGTCAGAACTGGGCTCAAGGTTTGAAGGAGCCTACTGCTTCCCTTTCGGTGCTGATTTATAACTATGCTAGTTCCCCGTTTGTGCAGCAAAATAAGATGGCGTGGACGGCATCGGTGGTGCTGGTGGTCTTGGTACTGATTGCCAGCGTTCTGTCCCGATTGGCAACGCGTCGCCGTCTCAACCTTCGCTAA